In Oenanthe melanoleuca isolate GR-GAL-2019-014 chromosome 19, OMel1.0, whole genome shotgun sequence, a genomic segment contains:
- the LOC130260835 gene encoding nuclear envelope pore membrane protein POM 121C-like, which produces MAGAGLGGRRDGIVRAALAVVAALAFALAWLLLRGVLLGAAALGAAGAWCAMRPGPPPPRPPCKAAANGGPAARAALRRPQPGVPRCRLQAPRRRYPLPDARPAVPLCLPAARWEGGSPRSAPWARRAGPLRSPVTVRIAPPAVGIARSPALEQLVSPLAFPATSSPDPCAKETVLNAIRESRKRAVEEDEEEDQTFGNDQESKRRRHDSSGSGQSAFEPLVANGAPASLIPKPGSLKRGFISQCPDDCSNKRSRTSSVSSLNNTYTGGIPSSIRNAIASSYSSSRGLTQLWKRSGVSMSPLSSPASSRPQTPEWPVKKAREEESHHSSASTPVKSDKELQTEKVVESPVWKKQNSLSPPSASGSSGKRKRKIPLLSSLRGDQLVLPPPPQLGYSITSEDLDAEKKAMLQWFNSVLEDKADAVPNTTAATMPVSKPLVFAVTSPGPMPASTAPAPASSSLLDSLKKMQSSQAVSTAPDSTGIAAASQPPPSAAQPPAPAVSLESSSLPAISADIKPGPVLSTPGPSAPPALAVQPPSSLAPPVFTELGQTPSKPPSFPKPSILFGMPNTAPASQPALTVASALPTMATAAPTASTAVPTTVTAMPTTTPIFKPIFGAVPKSENAAGCTAVTSTTATVSVGPASTSPTSSVFKPIFGSITAASSPAKASSPFAFKPAAQPASEPPTASTATLAGFTGLPSVIFTTAVTTATTQSSSTDATIKPVFSFGLNPPASTGPAPSVTVTAATATSTTQPFLFGGLTSSAPSTEASFATSGPVFQFGKPPPATVTATTSVPGGPAFGQVPTSSTAAATTVGFSIFGNTTLTSSAPATTAQAPLTFGSSVSAFGSFSATTKPPPPYPGTGSQLTFSTGAAESQVPASKPAAGPISFTTQFSFGAPPAQSVAQPAFGSGAQPAFGTTSAQGSFGTSSTQAAFGTTTSVFSFGTATSTTSSFGASTQTTSSSTGATVFGTAPSPFTFGATTQPGPSTSAFGMGTPGLSSGSPAVAFSFGAGQSGAAPAATPFGSSLPQSALGAQGQSTPFAFTMTSTPNSKPAFGGPPVPTFGQGTPVPGAVGSGSSTLSFRTPSNPASSFGGVGTSFGSSTPIFSIGSGSKMGTRQRLQARRQHTRKK; this is translated from the exons ATggcgggcgcggggctgggCGGGCGGCGGGATGGGATTGTGAGGGCCGCGCTCGCCGTGGTCGCCGCGCTGGCGTTCgccctggcctggctgctgctgcggggCGTGCTGCTGGGCGCGGCGGCGCTGGGCGCAGCGGGCGCCTGGTGCGCCATGCGGCCCGGCCCCCCCCCGCCTCGCCCGCCCTGCAAAGCCGCCGCAAACGGCGGCCCGGCCGCGAGGGCTGCGCTGCGTCGCCCCCAGCCTGG GGTCCCGCGTTGCCGGCTCCAGGCCCCGCGCCGCCGGTACCCGCTGCCTGATGCCCGGCCGGCCGTGCCGCTCTGCTTGCCCGCCGCCCGCTGGGAGGGCGGCTCCCCCCGCAGCGCACCTTGGGCCCGCCGTGCCGGCCCGCTCCGCAGCCCCGTCACCGTGAGAATCGCCCCGCCGGCCGTCGGCATCGCCCGCTCACCGGC TCTAGAGCAGCTGGTCTCGCCTCTGGCCTTCCCggccaccagcagccctgaCCCATGCGCGAAGGAGACTGTGCTGAATGCCatcagggagagcaggaaaagggctgtggaggaagatgaggaagaggacCAGACTTTTGGGAACGATCAAGAGAGCAAAAGAAG GCGCCACGACAGCAGTGGAAGTGGGCAGTCAGCATTTGAGCCACTGGTAGCCAATGGTGCCCCTGCTTCTCTCATACCCAA GCCAGGCTCTCTGAAGAGGGGCTTCATCTCACAGTGCCCAGATGACTGCTCCAACAAGAGATCTCGCACCTCCTCCGTGAGCTCCCTCAACAACACCTACACTGGTGGGATCCCCAGCTCCATCCGCAATGCCATTGCCAGTTCCTATAGCTCCAGCCGGGGCCTCACACAG CTGTGGAAGAGAAGTGGTGTGAGCATGTCCCCTCTGTCCAGCCCAGCGTCCTCCCGCCCCCAGACACCAGAGTGGCCTGTCAAGAAAGCCAG GGAAGAGGAGTCACATCATTCCAGTGCTTCCACCCCAGTGAAATCAGACAAGGAGCTGCAGACAGAGAAAG TGGTGGAGTCACCGGTGTGGAAGAAGCAGAATTCCTTGAGCCCGCCATCCGCAtcagggagcagtgggaagcGCAAACGGAAGATCCCCTTGCTGTCGTCTCTCCGTGGGGACCAGCTGGTGCTG CCCCCGCCACCTCAGCTGGGCTACTCCATCACCTCAGAGGACCTGGACGCAGAGAAGAAGGCAATGCTGCAGTGGTTCAACAGTGTCTTGGAGGATAAGGCTG ATGCAGTCCCCAACACCACTGCAGCGACGATGCCTGTGTCCAAACCGCTGGTGTTTGCTGTGACCTCCCCTGGGCCTATGCCTGcctccacagctcctgctccggCCAGCTCCTCACTCCTGGACAGCCTGAAGAAgatgcagagcagccaggctgtaTCCACAGCACCAG ACTCCACTGGAATtgcagctgcatcccagccacctccatcagctgcacagccacctgctcctgctgtgtcaTTGGAGTCGAGCTCTCTGCCTGCCATCTCTGCTGACATCAAGCCTGGGCCTGTATTGAGCACACCTGGCCCCagtgctccccctgccctggcgGTGCAAccccccagcagcctggcaccTCCTGTGTTCACTGAGCTGGGCCAGACCCCCAGCAagcctccctccttcccaaagCCAAGCATCCTGTTTGGGATGCCGAACACTGctccagccagccagccagcgCTGACTGTGgcctctgccctgcccaccaTGGCCACTGCTGCACCCACTGCATCCACTGCTGTGCCCACCACAGTCACTGCCATGCCCACCACAACTCCCATCTTCAAACCCATCTTTGGTGCTGTGCCGAAGAGTGAGAATGCAGCAGGCTGCACGGCTGTCACTTCCACCACAGCCACTGTGTCTGTGGGCCCTGCCTCAACGTCTCCCACATCCTCCGTATTCAAGCCCATCTTTGGCAGCATCACTGCAGCTTCATCTCCAGCAAAAGCTTCATCTCCTTTCGCCTTCAaacctgctgcacagccagcctCAGAGCCACCAACTGCCTCCACAGCTACTCTGGCAGGATTCACGGGTCTTCCCAGTGTCATCTTCACCACTGCAGTGACAACTGCCACTACCCAGAGTTCCTCCACAGATGCCACCATTAAACCTGTCTTCAGCTTTGGACTGAACCCGCCTGCTTCCACCGGTCCTGCCCCCAGTGtgactgtcactgctgccaccgCCACCAGCACAACACAGCCCTTTCTGTTCGGGGGcctcaccagctctgctcccagcacagaagcCAGCTTTGCCACCTCAGGGCCCGTGTTCCAGTTTGGGAAACCACCTCCAGCTACAGTCACTGCCACCACCAGTGTCCCAGGAGGCCCTGCCTTTGGCCAGGTACCTACAAGCTcaacagctgctgccaccactgtGGGCTTTAGCATATTTGGGAACACTACACTGAcctcctctgccccagccacCACAGCTCAAGCACCGCTGACATTCGGCTCCTCTGTTTCAGCTTTTGGCAGTTTTTCAGCCACCACAAAGCCACCACCACCATACCCGGGCACCGGGAGCCAGCTCACCTtcagcactggggctgctgagagccaggtgcctgccagcaaacctgctgctGGGCCCATCAGCTTCACCACCCAGTTCAGCTTTGGAGCCCCTCCAGCACAGTCAGTGGCTCAGCCAGCATTTGGCAGTGGTGCCCAGCCAGCCTTCGGCACAACCAGTGCCCAGGGCTCCtttggcaccagcagcacccaggcagCATTTGGGACCACCACCTCGGTGTTCTCTTTTGGAACAGCCACCTCCACCACATCCAGCTTTGGTGCCAGCACCCAGACTACAAGCAGCAGCACCGGTGCCACTGTCTTTGGCACCGCCCCATCTCCATTCACCTTCGGGGCCACCACCCAGCCGGGCCCCTCCACCAGCGCCTTTGGGATGGGCACACCAGGCCTCAGCAGTGGATCTCCAGCTGTGGCCTTCAGCtttggggctgggcagagcggggcagccccggcagcAACACCCTTTGGCTCATCTCTGCCACAGAGTgctctgggagcacagggcCAGAGCACGCCCTTCGCCTTCACCATGACCAGCACTCCCAACAGCAAGCCTGCATTTGGAG GACCTCCAGTGCCCACGTTTGGGCAGGGCACAcctgtccctggagctgtgggcagtGGAAGCAGTACCCTTTCGTTCAGGACACCCAGCAATCCTGCCTCGAGCTTTGGAGGGGTCGGCACTTCCTTTG GTTCATCCACTCCCATCTTCTCCATCGGGTCAGGATCCAAGATGGGCACTCGACAACGGCTGCAGGCACGGAGACAGCACACCCGCAAAAAGTAA